The following are encoded together in the Candidatus Methylomirabilis oxygeniifera genome:
- a CDS encoding Putative formate dehydrogenase family accessory protein (FdhD) (Evidence 3 : Function proposed based on presence of conserved amino acid motif, structural feature or limited homology; Product type pf : putative factor), with protein sequence MSMYRIVRYRGGSFETVEIPVVGEQSLTIFVNGHELATLLCTPVKLDYLVLGFLSFEGIIQALDEVQSLEVFPEEAVADVRLATAFTPPRRRILTSGCTGGITFGMPMEGFKAFPEEAVLCPEQPFDLMKQLYAEAYLYRQSRGIHAAALSDGKSLLLVAEDVGRHNALDKIHGEALLQGIPTAGNILLSTGRISSEMLRKGAHMRTPFVISRTSPTSLAIAAAKRFGITVIGYCRSEGFNVYSHPERVLSQRVTAGSLSHIQQLTANS encoded by the coding sequence ATGTCGATGTATCGGATCGTTCGATATCGCGGCGGATCATTTGAGACGGTCGAGATACCGGTGGTGGGGGAGCAGTCCCTCACAATCTTTGTCAACGGGCATGAGCTGGCGACGCTGCTGTGTACGCCGGTCAAACTCGATTACCTGGTTCTGGGATTTTTGAGCTTTGAGGGGATCATCCAGGCGCTCGACGAGGTTCAGTCGCTGGAGGTCTTTCCCGAGGAGGCGGTAGCGGATGTCAGATTGGCTACGGCGTTTACCCCTCCGCGTCGTCGCATCTTAACCTCCGGGTGCACCGGAGGCATCACATTCGGTATGCCGATGGAGGGATTTAAGGCGTTTCCCGAGGAAGCGGTTCTGTGCCCGGAGCAACCGTTCGATCTGATGAAACAACTCTATGCCGAGGCGTATCTCTATCGGCAGTCGCGCGGCATTCATGCTGCGGCCCTGAGCGACGGAAAGAGTTTGTTGTTGGTCGCTGAGGACGTCGGCCGACATAACGCATTAGACAAAATCCACGGTGAAGCGCTGCTGCAAGGGATTCCAACCGCCGGGAATATCCTCCTGTCCACGGGCCGTATCTCGTCTGAGATGCTCCGCAAGGGGGCCCATATGCGGACTCCGTTTGTCATTTCTCGAACCTCGCCTACCAGTCTTGCTATTGCTGCGGCTAAGCGCTTCGGCATTACCGTGATCGGCTATTGCCGAAGTGAAGGGTTTAATGTCTACAGTCATCCTGAGCGTGTACTGTCACAGCGGGTGACCGCCGGTAGCCTGTCTCACATCCAACAGTTGACAGCCAATAGCTGA
- a CDS encoding conserved membrane protein of unknown function (Evidence 4 : Homologs of previously reported genes of unknown function), translated as MQTGVSGESMNTAGIGFVKTDESSHFPGGRAIREVVFGLHDGLITTVAFLAGVNAASAGQRMIVIASLAEAFAQTLSMGFGAYLSTKSERELYQREIARERLEIETMPDRERDEMRQIYRNKGFQEDEVELVVTRLTADKDRLLKAMMVEELGLIEERFDNPVKVGLLMGVSSCVGAILPILPYLFLGLREAFIASMSVAAFALFATGAGKTLLTKKVWWRSGLEMLGIGLLVSAAGYGIGHVLGALWY; from the coding sequence ATGCAGACAGGCGTAAGCGGCGAGAGCATGAACACGGCCGGCATCGGGTTCGTGAAGACTGACGAGAGCTCGCATTTCCCTGGGGGCCGAGCCATTCGTGAGGTCGTCTTCGGGCTACACGACGGCCTCATTACGACCGTTGCCTTTCTTGCCGGGGTCAATGCGGCGAGTGCCGGCCAGCGCATGATTGTCATCGCCAGTCTGGCAGAGGCCTTTGCTCAGACCCTTTCGATGGGATTCGGAGCCTATCTTTCGACTAAATCGGAACGGGAACTCTACCAGCGAGAGATCGCGCGCGAACGTCTGGAAATCGAGACGATGCCGGATCGGGAACGCGACGAGATGCGCCAGATCTATCGGAATAAGGGCTTTCAAGAAGATGAGGTCGAGCTGGTGGTTACGCGGCTGACCGCCGACAAGGATCGCTTGCTGAAGGCGATGATGGTGGAGGAGTTAGGGCTGATTGAGGAACGATTCGACAACCCGGTCAAGGTCGGCTTGCTGATGGGAGTCTCCTCCTGTGTTGGCGCTATTCTTCCGATTCTGCCGTACCTGTTCCTGGGACTCAGGGAGGCGTTTATTGCCTCGATGAGTGTTGCCGCATTCGCCCTTTTTGCGACCGGAGCGGGTAAGACGCTGCTGACGAAGAAGGTCTGGTGGCGTAGCGGACTGGAGATGCTGGGGATCGGGCTGCTGGTGTCGGCTGCAGGCTATGGTATTGGGCACGTCCTTGGGGCCCTCTGGTACTAA
- a CDS encoding conserved protein of unknown function (Evidence 4 : Homologs of previously reported genes of unknown function), with translation MIIRHETFTVATEDRLQFMDLTKRVRDLLQRHEIKQGLVILNSLHTTTALFINEWQEALLHDIQALMDRLVGQADGYRHNDPSYSDCDRSNAASHLRSLLLGRQLSVPVVDGEMSLGTFESIIFAELDGPRERQIQLQILAEKEG, from the coding sequence ATGATAATCAGGCACGAAACGTTTACGGTGGCGACGGAGGATCGACTCCAGTTCATGGATCTGACAAAGCGTGTGCGAGATCTGCTCCAGCGTCATGAGATCAAGCAGGGGTTGGTCATCCTCAACTCCCTTCACACGACGACTGCGCTGTTCATCAATGAGTGGCAGGAGGCCTTGCTGCACGATATCCAGGCCCTTATGGATCGCCTGGTCGGGCAGGCGGACGGCTATCGCCATAACGATCCGTCCTACTCCGATTGCGATCGGAGCAACGCCGCTTCGCACCTTCGCTCTCTCTTGCTTGGCCGACAGCTTTCGGTGCCGGTGGTGGACGGAGAGATGAGCCTTGGGACCTTTGAGTCTATTATCTTTGCGGAGTTGGACGGACCGAGAGAGCGACAGATTCAGCTCCAGATACTGGCTGAAAAAGAGGGTTAA
- the nuoI gene encoding NADH-quinone oxidoreductase subunit I (NADH dehydrogenase I subunit I) (NDH-1 subunit I), which translates to MITEILKGMATTFKHIFRKPVTVSYPEERLPLAPRYRGLHMLVVGDDGMERCVGCELCAVACPADAIYVEAAENTGQERHSKGERYAKVYKIHMLRCIFCGYCEEACPEEAIVLGKQYELASYERGGFVYGKERLMTPLAEAMKQRPDLHPDW; encoded by the coding sequence ATGATTACTGAGATCTTGAAGGGGATGGCGACGACGTTCAAGCATATCTTTCGGAAGCCGGTGACGGTGTCCTATCCGGAAGAGCGGCTTCCGCTTGCGCCTCGCTATCGCGGTCTGCATATGCTGGTAGTGGGCGACGACGGGATGGAGCGGTGCGTGGGTTGCGAGCTGTGCGCGGTCGCCTGTCCGGCAGATGCGATCTACGTTGAGGCGGCTGAAAATACCGGGCAAGAGCGCCACTCCAAAGGCGAGCGCTACGCCAAGGTGTATAAGATCCACATGCTGCGTTGTATCTTTTGCGGCTACTGTGAGGAGGCCTGCCCGGAGGAGGCGATTGTGCTGGGCAAACAGTACGAGCTTGCTTCCTACGAGAGGGGTGGCTTTGTATACGGGAAGGAGCGCCTGATGACGCCGCTCGCGGAGGCGATGAAGCAGCGGCCCGATCTTCACCCTGACTGGTAG
- the nqo gene encoding NADH-quinone oxidoreductase subunit 6 (NADH dehydrogenase I chain 6) (NDH-1 subunit 6) — translation MLHVSDTGVLPTKEEEQEFERGLLLTTLDSLVNWARKSSIWPASFGLACCAIEMMATGASRFDLARFGAEVFRGSPRQSDLMIVAGRVSRKMAPVLRRIYDQMPEPKWVIAMGACASCGGIFNTYTIVQGVDQIVPVDVYVPGCPPRPEQLIHGIMLLQEKIAKERPSKQGLFHLPWHRAA, via the coding sequence ATGTTACACGTAAGTGATACTGGGGTCCTGCCCACGAAGGAAGAGGAACAGGAGTTTGAGCGGGGCCTCCTCCTGACGACACTGGACAGCCTGGTCAACTGGGCGAGGAAGTCATCGATCTGGCCGGCGAGCTTCGGGCTTGCCTGCTGCGCTATTGAGATGATGGCGACGGGCGCGTCACGTTTCGATCTTGCCCGGTTCGGGGCAGAGGTCTTTCGGGGATCGCCGCGTCAGTCCGACCTGATGATCGTGGCCGGCCGCGTGAGCCGCAAGATGGCTCCGGTCCTCAGAAGGATCTACGATCAGATGCCGGAGCCGAAGTGGGTCATCGCGATGGGCGCGTGCGCATCCTGTGGTGGAATCTTCAATACCTATACCATCGTTCAGGGCGTGGACCAGATCGTTCCGGTCGATGTCTACGTACCCGGCTGCCCGCCGAGACCTGAGCAGTTGATTCACGGGATTATGCTGCTGCAGGAAAAGATCGCCAAGGAGCGCCCGAGCAAGCAGGGCCTCTTTCACCTTCCTTGGCACAGGGCGGCATAG
- the iscA gene encoding Iron-binding protein IscA (iron-sulfur cluster assembly protein) (Evidence 2b : Function of strongly homologous gene; PubMedId : 14705938; Product type f : factor) yields the protein MITLTESAATKVADLLKTQAKPEEGLRVRVVGGGCSGLSYQLEFDEPQAADQVFETHGVKVLVDPQSYVYLAGSEIDYLDSLQGAGFSLKNPNPKANCGC from the coding sequence ATGATTACCCTTACCGAGTCGGCCGCAACGAAAGTCGCTGATCTGCTCAAGACGCAGGCGAAGCCTGAAGAAGGTTTGCGCGTCCGCGTTGTCGGCGGTGGTTGCTCAGGCCTTTCTTACCAGTTGGAGTTCGACGAACCCCAGGCGGCCGACCAGGTGTTTGAGACTCACGGCGTCAAGGTTCTGGTAGATCCCCAGAGCTACGTCTACCTTGCCGGTTCTGAGATCGACTATCTGGACAGCCTACAGGGAGCCGGCTTTAGCCTCAAGAACCCTAACCCGAAGGCGAACTGCGGCTGCTGA
- the nifS gene encoding cysteine desulfurase (Nitrogenase metalloclusters biosynthesis protein nifS) (Evidence 2a : Function of homologous gene experimentally demonstrated in an other organism; PubMedId : 8464885; Product type e : enzyme) has product MTVTLPIYMDHLATTPVAPEVFEAMRPYFCERFGNPASRSHSFGWVAEEAVEQARAQVAHLLGCKAAEIVWTSGATEANNLAIKGVAAAYREKGRHLITSRIEHHAVLDTCKRLEQEGCQVTYLSVDKTGRVDPADVERAIRKDTVLISIMAANNEIGTLQPIVEIGRIAKRHGVLFHTDAAQYVGKLPLSVDDWQVDLLSASAHKCYGPKGVGALYVRMTKPRVKLVPQMDGGGHEKGRRSGTLNVPGCVGFGAACALAERELESESSRLLTLRERLRTELWSGLDYLRLNGHPTERLPGNLNISFEFVEGESLLMALKGIAVSSGSACTSATVEPSYVLLAIGLNAELAHASIRFGLGRSNTEEELDYVAARVIENVTRLRALSPLYEMALEGIDVKDTRWSLRPC; this is encoded by the coding sequence ATGACGGTCACTCTTCCCATTTATATGGATCATCTGGCGACGACGCCTGTTGCCCCGGAGGTCTTCGAGGCGATGCGGCCGTACTTCTGTGAGCGGTTCGGCAACCCCGCCTCTCGCAGCCACTCTTTCGGCTGGGTGGCCGAGGAGGCGGTGGAACAGGCTCGCGCGCAGGTTGCGCACCTGCTTGGCTGTAAAGCGGCAGAGATCGTCTGGACGAGCGGCGCCACGGAGGCGAACAACCTTGCGATCAAAGGGGTAGCTGCCGCCTATCGGGAGAAGGGGCGACACCTGATCACCTCCAGGATCGAGCATCACGCTGTCCTTGATACCTGTAAGCGGCTGGAGCAAGAGGGTTGCCAGGTCACCTATCTTTCCGTAGACAAAACCGGACGCGTCGATCCGGCCGATGTCGAGCGAGCAATCAGGAAAGACACGGTCCTCATTTCAATTATGGCGGCAAACAACGAAATCGGAACGCTGCAACCGATCGTCGAGATCGGCCGGATCGCCAAGCGCCATGGCGTCCTGTTTCATACCGACGCCGCTCAGTACGTGGGCAAGCTGCCGCTGTCGGTGGACGACTGGCAGGTCGATCTCCTCTCGGCGTCGGCCCATAAATGTTACGGTCCGAAGGGAGTGGGGGCGCTCTATGTGCGGATGACGAAGCCTCGCGTCAAGCTGGTTCCTCAGATGGATGGGGGCGGCCACGAGAAGGGCCGCCGCTCCGGAACGCTCAATGTCCCCGGGTGCGTCGGTTTCGGCGCAGCCTGTGCCCTTGCCGAGCGCGAGCTTGAGAGCGAGTCGTCGCGGCTCCTCACGCTTCGCGAGCGGTTACGCACTGAACTGTGGTCCGGGCTTGACTATCTGCGCCTCAACGGTCATCCGACGGAGCGCCTTCCCGGCAACCTGAATATCTCCTTTGAGTTTGTCGAGGGAGAGTCGCTGCTCATGGCGTTGAAAGGGATAGCTGTCTCTTCCGGTTCTGCCTGCACCAGTGCGACGGTCGAACCTTCGTACGTCCTGCTGGCGATCGGTCTGAATGCAGAGCTGGCGCATGCGAGTATCCGTTTCGGCCTCGGTCGGTCGAATACCGAGGAAGAGCTGGACTATGTTGCCGCTCGTGTGATAGAGAACGTGACCCGCCTGCGTGCGCTGTCACCCTTGTACGAGATGGCGCTTGAGGGGATCGACGTCAAAGATACCCGGTGGAGTCTCCGTCCATGTTGA
- a CDS encoding conserved membrane protein of unknown function (Evidence 4 : Homologs of previously reported genes of unknown function) translates to MSQGTDKRSLRVFHILVPLAGVVLFGYLIYTAGARELWEGVARFGFGLVLFLALEGVGDVMRAIATRYCFSRDSPKVPLLNLLYVRCTAAAYNFITPTSGFGGEVVKVTLLEKYVSRAEAARVVIIDKFTYGIVQFGMAFLGSAVVLLWTPLDLGVKVTFWAASVAMWGGFIGFLIFQRQGWFGGFLGRVVGGVAGQQAREWVETNLAELDGRLRSHYEKQGKDLILALFWHALAFTMGIAQAGLFLWFVFGVNDWAKASTIWFFGSWFDCMIFMVPAGLGTQEFTRAMIFERAIGFTFSEGVAFSMILRINQIFWTAIGLATYALEIALSRRRPGNAPVKTESDAAP, encoded by the coding sequence ATGAGCCAGGGAACGGACAAGCGCAGTCTCCGAGTCTTCCACATCCTCGTGCCGCTCGCCGGCGTTGTGCTCTTCGGCTATCTGATCTACACAGCGGGAGCGCGAGAGTTGTGGGAGGGAGTCGCGCGCTTCGGCTTCGGACTGGTTCTATTCCTGGCGCTCGAGGGAGTGGGCGACGTCATGCGCGCCATAGCGACACGCTACTGCTTCAGTCGGGACAGCCCGAAGGTGCCGCTGCTCAACCTGCTGTATGTGCGCTGTACCGCAGCGGCGTATAATTTCATCACCCCGACATCCGGATTCGGTGGCGAGGTGGTCAAGGTGACGCTTCTGGAAAAGTATGTCTCGCGCGCCGAGGCGGCGAGAGTCGTCATCATCGACAAGTTTACGTACGGTATTGTGCAGTTCGGAATGGCCTTCCTGGGATCGGCGGTAGTCCTGTTGTGGACGCCTCTGGACCTTGGCGTAAAGGTGACGTTCTGGGCCGCGAGCGTGGCGATGTGGGGCGGTTTCATCGGTTTTCTGATCTTCCAGCGGCAGGGATGGTTCGGCGGATTCCTTGGCCGTGTCGTAGGGGGTGTTGCCGGACAGCAGGCGCGCGAGTGGGTCGAGACGAACCTTGCCGAGTTGGACGGTCGGCTGCGTAGTCACTACGAAAAGCAGGGGAAGGATTTGATCCTGGCGTTGTTCTGGCACGCCTTGGCGTTTACCATGGGGATCGCGCAGGCGGGGCTCTTCCTCTGGTTTGTCTTCGGCGTGAACGACTGGGCCAAGGCGTCTACGATCTGGTTCTTCGGTAGCTGGTTCGATTGCATGATCTTTATGGTTCCGGCAGGGCTCGGGACGCAGGAGTTTACGCGCGCGATGATCTTTGAGCGGGCGATCGGCTTCACCTTCAGCGAGGGTGTGGCGTTTTCGATGATCCTGCGAATCAACCAGATATTCTGGACGGCGATCGGCCTGGCGACCTACGCACTGGAGATAGCACTGAGCCGGCGGCGGCCGGGAAACGCGCCCGTCAAGACGGAATCAGACGCCGCGCCGTAA
- a CDS encoding protein of unknown function (Evidence 5 : No homology to any previously reported sequences): MSKVGLYWRLLQGVVENPRYYYFVLRRSAYDKTARRLAQNDLPENGTFYPVKLDLHVIYGCNLRCKMCGQWGDTGTYFNYDTAKLKRELKLEVIEGVVQELVPHGLRYVDIEGGETFLYPQIIELLRMLKRHRLFVKPVTNGTLLKKYAGELIDTGVDAIHISVDGDKEAHNFVRQAEWAFDKTLEGLEAIIVERERRNRHTPLIHVSFTMTRHNKSSSALKLCEELAGKGLLDVLTIKSNPIWVPTAKGEAYNKVAAQYFGTNGLTSWTGFAEDYGDFEEEAKEIAQTIRRLKTKDYDFFVHHLPSIPLTEIPKLYTDYNWNLGRTHCSVPYLEPTIDVDGHVYACNLFMDEPLSMGNVNEQPFLDIWFGDRYQTFRRMLSEQGGLLPICNRCCQLTEH; this comes from the coding sequence TTGTCAAAAGTTGGCCTCTACTGGCGCCTCCTTCAGGGCGTCGTCGAAAACCCGCGCTACTACTACTTCGTGCTCCGACGGAGCGCCTACGATAAGACTGCCAGACGGCTCGCGCAGAACGACCTTCCTGAAAACGGGACCTTCTATCCCGTCAAGCTCGACCTGCACGTCATCTACGGCTGCAACCTCCGCTGCAAAATGTGTGGTCAATGGGGCGACACGGGGACCTACTTCAATTACGATACCGCCAAACTCAAGCGCGAACTCAAGCTGGAGGTGATCGAAGGGGTTGTGCAGGAACTCGTGCCGCACGGTCTGAGGTATGTCGACATAGAGGGGGGCGAGACGTTTCTCTATCCGCAGATCATCGAACTCCTCCGGATGCTGAAGCGCCACCGTCTCTTCGTGAAGCCTGTGACCAACGGTACGCTCTTGAAAAAGTATGCGGGCGAGTTGATCGACACAGGGGTCGATGCGATCCATATATCGGTCGACGGCGACAAGGAGGCGCACAACTTCGTACGCCAAGCGGAGTGGGCGTTCGATAAGACGTTGGAGGGGCTGGAGGCGATCATCGTGGAGCGCGAGCGCCGTAACCGCCATACGCCGCTTATACATGTGAGCTTTACCATGACGCGCCACAACAAGTCCTCGTCGGCGCTCAAGCTTTGCGAGGAGCTAGCCGGCAAAGGCCTGCTGGACGTCCTCACCATCAAGTCGAACCCGATTTGGGTGCCTACGGCCAAGGGCGAAGCCTATAATAAAGTTGCGGCACAGTACTTCGGTACCAACGGCCTCACGAGCTGGACTGGGTTCGCCGAGGACTATGGCGATTTCGAGGAAGAGGCGAAGGAGATCGCGCAGACTATCCGCCGGCTCAAGACCAAGGATTATGATTTTTTCGTTCACCATCTCCCGTCGATCCCATTGACGGAGATTCCGAAACTCTACACGGACTACAACTGGAATCTCGGCCGCACGCATTGCTCGGTACCCTACCTCGAGCCGACGATCGACGTCGACGGTCACGTCTACGCGTGTAACCTCTTTATGGACGAGCCGCTCTCGATGGGGAACGTCAACGAGCAGCCGTTTCTCGATATCTGGTTCGGCGATAGGTACCAGACCTTCCGGCGGATGCTGTCGGAACAAGGTGGGCTCCTGCCGATCTGTAACCGCTGCTGCCAGCTCACCGAACACTAG
- the apgM gene encoding putative 2,3-bisphosphoglycerate-independent phosphoglycerate mutase (Phosphoglyceromutase) (BPG-independent PGAM) (aPGAM) (Evidence 3 : Function proposed based on presence of conserved amino acid motif, structural feature or limited homology) produces MDLTLINQLAIPSSSKIVLFVADGLGGLPREADGRSELEVAKLPNLDALAARSLCGLIDMVGPGIIPGSGPGHLALFGYDPFTYQIGRGVLEACGIDLDLRPGDVASRGNFCTLDEEGRVIDRRAGRITTESCERLCRQLDQIRIEGVEVIVRPVKEHRFVVVFRGEGLSDALSESDPQTTGERPLAVRAVDSGAERTAALVNQFIEQARGVLKDEHPANMILLRGFALPPELPAFPELLRLRAVAITCYPMYRGLAKLVGMEALPFCANLDDELKVLSLNYDKYDFFYVHFKGTDRAGEDGDFDAKVAALEELDRRIPDFLALHPDVFIVTGDHSTPAVLKTHSWHPVPFLLWSRWSRATGAGRFTERECAQGPLATMRAVDLMPLAMANALRFKKFGA; encoded by the coding sequence ATGGATTTGACACTGATCAACCAGCTGGCCATTCCCTCGTCCTCTAAGATCGTCCTGTTCGTCGCTGATGGGCTGGGGGGGCTGCCGAGAGAGGCGGATGGTCGAAGTGAACTGGAGGTCGCGAAGCTCCCCAACCTTGATGCGCTTGCTGCTCGTTCGCTTTGCGGTCTCATCGATATGGTGGGTCCCGGGATTATCCCCGGCAGTGGACCGGGGCATCTTGCCCTCTTCGGCTACGATCCGTTTACATATCAGATCGGACGAGGCGTCCTTGAGGCGTGCGGCATCGACCTGGACCTTCGTCCAGGCGATGTGGCAAGTCGAGGTAATTTTTGTACGCTGGATGAAGAGGGAAGGGTGATAGACCGGCGCGCCGGTCGAATTACGACCGAGAGCTGTGAGCGCTTGTGTCGTCAACTCGATCAGATTCGGATTGAAGGGGTAGAGGTCATCGTCAGGCCCGTCAAGGAGCATCGATTCGTCGTCGTTTTTCGTGGGGAGGGACTCTCTGACGCGCTTTCCGAGTCCGATCCCCAGACTACGGGTGAGCGACCTCTTGCAGTGAGAGCTGTCGACTCCGGAGCGGAACGAACCGCGGCGCTGGTGAATCAATTCATAGAACAGGCCCGTGGAGTACTCAAGGACGAGCATCCGGCCAATATGATCCTGCTCAGGGGCTTCGCCTTGCCGCCAGAGTTGCCGGCGTTTCCGGAACTGTTGCGGCTCCGCGCGGTTGCGATCACCTGTTACCCAATGTACCGTGGTCTCGCCAAACTTGTGGGGATGGAGGCGTTGCCATTTTGCGCCAATTTAGATGACGAGCTCAAAGTCTTGTCGCTCAACTATGACAAGTATGATTTCTTTTATGTCCATTTTAAAGGAACCGATCGGGCCGGCGAGGACGGCGACTTTGACGCGAAGGTTGCCGCGCTGGAAGAGCTGGATCGACGAATTCCAGATTTTCTCGCACTTCACCCGGATGTGTTTATTGTGACGGGCGACCATTCCACCCCGGCTGTTCTGAAAACCCACAGCTGGCATCCGGTTCCTTTTCTGCTCTGGTCGCGATGGTCGCGTGCTACCGGGGCCGGCAGATTTACGGAACGGGAATGCGCTCAGGGACCCCTGGCGACGATGCGCGCGGTCGATCTGATGCCCCTTGCCATGGCCAACGCGTTGCGATTCAAGAAGTTTGGGGCATAA
- a CDS encoding Molybdenum cofactor biosynthesis protein MoeA has translation MAMKPMKALLDLEAGMRIVMDAAQPIERTEQTTLLEAVGRVLAEEVCASMDVPPFTRAAMDGYAVKAEDTFGAGNFSPRILELIDVIHAGESSRLSVRSGSCIQVATGAPMPDGADAVVMVEDTELDGDKVRVYKPVYPQQHASPMGEDIKVGSLVLQRGMRLDPSKIGVLAALGFQKVAVYQRPLVAVIPSGNEILLAGEALSPGKIYDINSYTLSALISENGGIPHIFPIMKDTLESAISTIREALSYDLIVLSGGSSVGERDMMVEAVQRMGEVKFHGIAVKPGKPTLCGIVEGHLLLGMPGYPTSCLTNGYGILAPALRKMARLGRQALASVKASMARRYTSTIGRHQYLPVRLDGGEVVPVFKESGAITSMADAEGYIEIPANVDLLEKGEVVEVLLF, from the coding sequence ATGGCAATGAAACCGATGAAGGCGCTCCTCGACCTGGAGGCGGGGATGCGAATCGTTATGGACGCGGCCCAGCCGATAGAACGGACCGAGCAGACGACGCTGCTCGAGGCGGTGGGGCGGGTTCTGGCTGAAGAGGTCTGCGCGTCTATGGATGTGCCGCCGTTTACGCGGGCGGCCATGGACGGGTATGCCGTGAAGGCAGAAGACACGTTCGGCGCCGGGAACTTTTCACCCAGAATCCTGGAGCTGATCGATGTCATTCACGCCGGGGAGTCCTCCCGCCTCAGCGTCCGGTCGGGGAGTTGCATCCAGGTGGCAACGGGCGCCCCGATGCCCGATGGTGCCGATGCCGTCGTGATGGTGGAAGATACGGAGCTTGACGGTGACAAGGTACGGGTTTACAAGCCTGTCTATCCGCAACAACACGCCTCACCGATGGGCGAGGACATCAAGGTGGGCAGTCTGGTCCTGCAGCGTGGGATGCGTTTGGACCCCAGTAAGATCGGCGTACTGGCGGCTCTCGGATTCCAAAAGGTTGCGGTCTATCAGAGGCCCCTGGTCGCGGTGATTCCGTCCGGCAATGAAATCCTCTTAGCCGGGGAGGCGCTCAGTCCTGGGAAGATCTACGACATCAACTCCTATACCCTCTCTGCGCTGATCAGCGAGAACGGCGGCATTCCGCACATCTTTCCGATCATGAAGGATACATTGGAGTCGGCGATCTCGACGATTCGAGAGGCCCTCTCGTACGACCTCATCGTCCTGTCCGGCGGCAGCTCTGTCGGCGAGCGTGATATGATGGTCGAAGCGGTGCAGCGGATGGGGGAGGTGAAGTTCCACGGCATCGCCGTCAAGCCGGGAAAACCTACCCTGTGCGGTATTGTGGAAGGCCATCTCTTGCTTGGAATGCCGGGTTATCCCACGTCATGCCTGACCAACGGATATGGGATCCTGGCGCCCGCGCTTCGGAAGATGGCAAGGCTGGGCCGGCAGGCGCTTGCCTCGGTGAAAGCCTCGATGGCCCGTCGCTATACCTCGACGATCGGGCGGCATCAATATCTGCCTGTTCGTCTCGATGGCGGGGAGGTTGTCCCGGTCTTCAAAGAGTCGGGCGCTATCACCTCAATGGCGGACGCAGAGGGGTATATCGAGATTCCTGCCAATGTGGACCTCCTCGAAAAGGGAGAAGTTGTGGAGGTCCTCCTGTTTTGA